In Notamacropus eugenii isolate mMacEug1 chromosome 1, mMacEug1.pri_v2, whole genome shotgun sequence, one genomic interval encodes:
- the SEPTIN12 gene encoding septin-12, translating to MAGTSKRSTSPSSPQLSSPRTSSCEMFGYVGIEAVLDQLKIKAMKTGFEFNIMVVGRSGLGKSTMVNTLFKSKVWKSSPVNKLGPLPQTLQLQSVTHTIEEKGVKLKLTVTDTPGFGDQINNDKCWDPILNFINDQYERYLQEEVLITRQHHIPDTRVHICVYFVPPTGHCLRPLDIEFLKRLCRVVNVVPVIARADSLTLEEREAFRWQIQEDLKNNCIFVYPQKCFDEDANDKTLNDKIREKIPFAVVGADQEHMVNGKCVLGRKTKWGIIEVENMAHCEFPLLRDLLIRSHMQDLKDITHNVHYENYRVHRLNESHLLAKGTGWVTLSPPTRRNNTEPGQDLHWNRDDSESVS from the exons ATGGCAGGGACCTCGAAGCGTTCCACATCTCCCAGCTCCCCACAACTTTCCAGCCCCAGAACTTCCTCCTGTGAAATGTTTGGCTATGTGGGGATCGAGGCTGTGCTGGACCAGCTGAAGATCAAAGCCATGAAAACTGGTTTTGAATTCAACATCATGGTTGTTG GGAGGAGTGGATTGGGTAAGTCCACAATGGTAAACACTTTATTCAAGTCAAAGGTGTGGAAATCATCACCAGTGAACAAGTTGGGGCCTTTACCTCAAACTCTTCAACTGCAATCTGTTACCCATA CAATTGAGGAGAAGGGGGTGAAACTGAAGCTGACAGTGACAGACACACCTGGATTTGGGGACCAGATCAACAACGACAAGTG ttGGGACCCCATCCTGAACTTCATCAATGATCAGTATGAGCGCTACCTACAAGAAGAGGTTCTCATCACTCGGCAGCACCACATCCCTGACACACGAGTGCACATCTGTGTGTACTTTGTGCCTCCCACAGGGCACTG CCTTCGGCCTCTAGACATTGAGTTTCTAAAGCGTCTATGTCGGGTGGTAAATGTTGTTCCTGTGATTGCCCGGGCAGACAGCCTTACcttagaagagagagaagcttTCAGGTGGCAG attcaggaggacctgaagaACAACTGCATCTTTGTTTACCCCCAGAAGTGCTTTGATGAAGACGCAAATGACAAAACTTTGAATGACAAGATACGG GAGAAGATCCCCTTTGCTGTGGTTGGGGCAGACCAGGAGCACATGGTTAACGGGAAATGTGTCCTTGGCCGAAAGACAAAATGGGGAATCATTGAAG TGGAGAACATGGCTCATTGTGAATTCCCTCTCCTGAGAGACCTGCTCATTCG TTCCCATATGCAGGACCtcaaagacatcacccataatGTTCACTATGAAAATTATCGAGTGCACAGATTAAACGAGAGCCACTTATTAGCAAAGGGGACCGGATGGGTGACCTTAAGCCCACCCACCCGAAGGAACAATACCGAACCTGGCCAAGACCTGCACTGGAACCGAGATGACTCGGAAAGTGTTTCCTGA